CGGGTCGACCGGGATCACGGTTCCGTGGAGGAATATCGCAGGAAGGTCACACTGTTGCATCAATCTCCCTATCTCTTCGGTGGATCGGTCCATGACAACGTGGCCTTCGGCCTGAAGGTCAGGGGGATCCAGGGGGAGGAGCAGCGGCGGCGGATCGACGAGGCGCTCGACGTCGTGGGCCTTCGGGGGTTCCGTGACAGGAAGGCGCGGGAGCTGTCCGGCGGCGAAGCGCAGCGGGTGGCGATGGCCAGGGCCCTGGCCCTGAAACCCGAGGTCCTCCTGCTCGACGAACCGCTCG
This is a stretch of genomic DNA from Deltaproteobacteria bacterium. It encodes these proteins:
- a CDS encoding energy-coupling factor ABC transporter ATP-binding protein — encoded protein: RVDRDHGSVEEYRRKVTLLHQSPYLFGGSVHDNVAFGLKVRGIQGEEQRRRIDEALDVVGLRGFRDRKARELSGGEAQRVAMARALALKPEVLLLDEPLANIDRETTGLLETVIASLPAQGTTVVMTTHDPDHPGRLNGESIFLEGGRHVLQSLR